In Nostoc sphaeroides, the genomic window GGAGTCTTTTGAGGACGAGTGATATCTGCGATCGCATCATTCACTGTCCACGCATTTGGCACAACTCCCAATGTCCGTAATGGTAAATTCATAAAATTCTAATACCCAACGCCATTTTCTATTTTGTAACTTGAAACTTAGTTGAAAAGACGATTACTTAATCAAGGTTAAATATGGTAAGTTTCACCATCCAGAATGTTTTAATTGCCGCCAGTGATGATTATGCAACGGTAGATGTACAGATTGTAGATGGTGTGATAGCAGCGATGTCTACGACGGTCACTGAGCGCAGCCGAAGTGCGGGCTACGCCTACGCCCCCAATCTCCAAGCAATCGGCACTGTTATAGATGGCAAAAATAAGCTGCTGCTACCTGGCTTTTTCAACGCCCATACCCACTCATCAGAGATGTGGCAGCGAGGAATCATGTCAGCTTTTCCTTTAGAATTATGGTTGGCGGAACTGTATGATTTTGCCCCTCTCGATCCTGAACAGGTTTATCTCAGTGCTTTGGGTACTGCGGTGGAAACCCTACTTTCCGGCGGTACAAGTGTAGTAGATCACCTGGTGTTAATTCCCGGACTTGAATTAGAAACGATCGCTATTGCCACTCGCGCTTACAGAGAAGTGGGAATTCGCGCCTTTATCGCCCCCTTAATTCAAGATGAATCCCTCAGCGCAGGTATCCCATCTGGGGAATCAGCCCAAACTCATGAACCGTATTTTCGCACAACTGCCGCAACATTGGAAATCATCGAAGAGGCGGTAAGACAGTTTCATCGCCCGGATGAGGGGATAAATATTTTAGTTGCACCAACGGGGATTCAATTGTGTACTGATGCTTTATTTCAGGGATGTATCGAGTTAAGCGATCGCTACAATCTTTGTCGTCACTCCCATTTACTCGAAACCAGGGCACAGCAAAAACTCGCCCAAGAAAAGTACGGTTGTACTGCTGTGGAACATTTGAAAAGAATCGGATTTTTGAGCAATAAAACTTCACTTGCTCATTGCGTTTGGTTAAATGATGCT contains:
- a CDS encoding amidohydrolase, whose amino-acid sequence is MVSFTIQNVLIAASDDYATVDVQIVDGVIAAMSTTVTERSRSAGYAYAPNLQAIGTVIDGKNKLLLPGFFNAHTHSSEMWQRGIMSAFPLELWLAELYDFAPLDPEQVYLSALGTAVETLLSGGTSVVDHLVLIPGLELETIAIATRAYREVGIRAFIAPLIQDESLSAGIPSGESAQTHEPYFRTTAATLEIIEEAVRQFHRPDEGINILVAPTGIQLCTDALFQGCIELSDRYNLCRHSHLLETRAQQKLAQEKYGCTAVEHLKRIGFLSNKTSLAHCVWLNDADIAILAETQSTVVHNPLSNLRLGSGIAPILKYRQAGVNVTFGCDGASSNDSQDLLEAIKMGSILHNITDSDYQHWITPRQAVEMASLGGAKGLNIADKLGSLTVGKKADLVLYDLTNLSLLPRTDPIGLLVLGRPTNVVNSAWVNGKQIVADGKVTTINVDELRQELFNRSQWETKRKSETVAQIEAHYRTVMGL